The following coding sequences lie in one Pseudomonas syringae CC1557 genomic window:
- a CDS encoding M18 family aminopeptidase — protein sequence MRDELNKGLIDFLKASPTPFHATATLVQHLEAAGFQRLDERDTWAVETGGRYYVTRNDSSIVAFRMGRQSPLTGGIRMVGAHTDSPCLRVKPQPELQRQGFWQLGVEVYGGALLAPWFDRDLSLAGRVTFRRDGKVESQLIDFKLPIAVIPNLAIHLNRTVNEGRAINPQTELPPILAQVAGDERADFRALLTDQLAREHGLNADVVLDYELSFYDTQSAAIVGLHGDFLAGARLDNLLSCFAGLQALLNTNSDETALLVCTDHEEVGSSSTCGADGAMLEQIVRRLLPSSEDYVRTIQKSLMISADNAHGIHPNYADKHDANHGPKLNAGPVIKVNSNQRYATNSETAGFFRHLCMAEEVPVQSFVVRSDMACGSTIGPITASHLGIRTVDIGLPTFAMHSIRELAGSHDLAHLVKVLGAFYASHELP from the coding sequence ATGCGCGACGAGTTGAACAAAGGCCTCATCGATTTCCTCAAGGCTTCCCCTACCCCCTTCCACGCCACCGCCACCCTCGTGCAACACCTCGAAGCTGCCGGGTTTCAGCGGCTGGACGAGCGTGACACCTGGGCCGTCGAAACGGGAGGTCGTTACTATGTGACGCGCAATGACTCCTCCATTGTCGCGTTCAGAATGGGCCGTCAGTCACCACTGACCGGCGGTATCCGCATGGTCGGCGCGCACACCGACAGCCCCTGCCTGCGGGTCAAGCCGCAACCCGAGTTGCAACGTCAGGGTTTCTGGCAACTGGGTGTCGAAGTCTATGGCGGCGCACTGCTGGCACCGTGGTTCGACCGCGATCTGTCGCTGGCCGGCCGGGTCACGTTCCGCCGCGACGGCAAGGTCGAAAGTCAGCTGATCGACTTCAAATTGCCGATTGCGGTCATTCCCAATCTGGCCATTCACCTGAATCGCACGGTTAACGAAGGCCGTGCCATCAATCCGCAGACCGAGCTGCCGCCGATTCTGGCGCAAGTGGCCGGTGACGAGCGCGCCGACTTCCGCGCGCTGCTGACTGACCAACTGGCACGCGAACATGGCCTGAACGCCGATGTGGTGCTGGATTACGAGCTGAGCTTCTACGACACCCAAAGCGCTGCCATCGTTGGCCTGCATGGCGATTTCCTCGCCGGTGCGCGCCTGGACAACCTGCTGTCGTGCTTTGCCGGGCTGCAAGCGTTGCTCAACACTAACAGTGACGAAACAGCGCTGTTGGTCTGCACTGACCACGAAGAAGTCGGATCGTCCTCGACCTGTGGCGCAGATGGCGCAATGCTGGAACAGATCGTCCGGCGCCTGCTGCCGAGCAGCGAGGATTATGTGCGGACCATTCAGAAGTCACTGATGATCTCCGCCGACAACGCACACGGTATACACCCCAACTACGCCGACAAACACGACGCCAACCATGGCCCGAAACTCAATGCCGGGCCAGTGATCAAGGTCAACAGCAATCAGCGCTACGCCACCAATAGCGAGACCGCCGGTTTCTTCCGCCACCTGTGCATGGCCGAAGAGGTTCCGGTGCAGAGCTTTGTGGTGCGCAGTGACATGGCCTGCGGTTCGACCATCGGACCGATCACCGCCAGCCATCTGGGCATTCGCACGGTCGATATCGGTTTGCCGACGTTTGCCATGCACTCGATCCGGGAACTGGCCGGCAGCCACGACCTGGCGCATCTGGTCAAAGTACTCGGCGCGTTCTATGCCAGCCATGAGCTGCCGTAA